One Halofilum ochraceum genomic window carries:
- the aat gene encoding leucyl/phenylalanyl-tRNA--protein transferase encodes MPIALLPHDDDSVPFPAVDTAAREPNGLLAVGGSLRPRRMLDAYRHGIFPWFGHGEPILWWSPDPRCVIFPDRLHVSRRLRRTLRREVFTVTRNRSFEAVVRGCAEPRADSPGTWIVPAMIDAYIELHRLGYATSFECWRDGRLAGGIYGVHLGRVFFGESMFSRATDASKVALTATAAAEDVELIDCQLSNPHLERMGAEEIPRAHFRTLIARLGVPDA; translated from the coding sequence ATGCCCATAGCCCTGCTACCGCACGACGATGACAGCGTCCCGTTCCCCGCGGTCGATACCGCCGCGCGCGAGCCGAACGGACTGCTCGCCGTTGGCGGCAGCCTGCGACCACGGCGGATGCTGGATGCCTATCGCCATGGGATTTTCCCGTGGTTCGGTCACGGCGAGCCGATTCTCTGGTGGTCACCCGATCCCCGTTGCGTGATTTTCCCGGACCGCCTGCACGTCTCGCGCCGTCTGCGGCGGACTCTCAGGCGGGAGGTATTCACCGTCACCCGGAATCGGTCCTTCGAGGCGGTCGTACGCGGCTGTGCCGAGCCGCGCGCCGACAGCCCCGGGACCTGGATCGTGCCGGCGATGATCGACGCCTATATCGAACTGCACCGCCTCGGTTACGCGACCTCGTTCGAGTGCTGGCGGGACGGCCGGCTCGCCGGCGGCATCTATGGCGTGCACCTCGGCCGGGTGTTCTTCGGCGAATCGATGTTCAGCCGCGCGACGGATGCCTCCAAGGTCGCGTTGACCGCCACCGCGGCCGCCGAAGATGTCGAGCTGATCGACTGCCAGCTGAGCAATCCGCATCTCGAGCGCATGGGGGCCGAAGAGATACCGCGCGCGCATTTCCGGACGCTGATCGCGCGCCTCGGTGTCCCCGACGCCTGA